ccccccacagCTCCTAAGGGGTCAATTatcagactgttaaataaaagaaaatactgtaagtgtGTTAtcgttttaagcatgtttgtctTTTAAGTAAAAcattaagtaaaaataatatcattaatggtctttgcctgtgtcttctataaagcttgtatctccggtacctggaattaaattttatggtacacatggcccggccaagtgacatttatgtcatatccggcccttgtaacaaatgagttcaatacTCCTGCCCTAGACCTTTATTCCAAGGCTCAAACCCACGGGTTCCGTCCATTTTATTGCAAAATTTGTGCTGCCCTTTTAGATCCTTTTCTACCAAACTATGCTAATCAAGCCGACAATAGTAAGATTAACTTGTTATCCTTCcgaagttctgagattattgaatctgtagccaaatttcttggtgatgtaattaagaggtgaggtaaaatgatgtatagtggctaggtttactgtttttgattgtccttggtatgccaataaaggtactgaaactgaaCCCACGGGTTCCTCCTTAGTCGCCACCCTCAGGAGACTCCAGCTGTCTCACCTACACCATCTTGAGGTTCCTCCAGACCATCCCATCGCCCCTCCCAATAGCACACGGCCACCAATCTTCACAACAAACGCATCGCTCGAGTGCTGCCCCAGAGCTCTCTCTtggggcattttctttgcaatagaAGACCCAGTCCCCTCCACCTTCAGACAATTGGCACCAGGAAACGCATGGAACCCTTGGACCCTAAACCCCGAGGATGCCCAGACAAAGACTTACATAGAGGTCAGAACTGTAGAGACCATCCGGATACAGCACGCTAGATGGAAAAGCGGGGAGAAAGAAGTCAGTGCCGACGGTCACCCCTTTTCTTTGCGTCCTTTCCCCCATACACCACCCATCTTAGTCATCCCATTACCAATCTCCACTCAGTCCTCAGAGCAATGATTTTCTGCAGAGCATCTACAGATTGCCTTTCTCTCACCATTCAgtacctgctagggttgccaggtccctcttcgccaccggcgggaggtttttggggcggaccccgaaatggcagggtttggggaggggcttcaatgccatagagtccaattgccaaagcggccatgttctccaagtgaacagatctctatcggctggagatcagctgtaatagcaggagatctccagctagtacctggaggttggcaaccctagtacccgcAGAGAGCCACCATTCATGTGGGATAACGGgtaagacttttaaaaatcaagctGGAACTTGGGGGCAGGTTTCAGCCCTAGCCTGACTCTCTCTGcacaagaatataagaaaaagCCCTGGGTTTACGTCAACCAGTATCCTGTGTCCAGCAGAGGGCAcccagatgcttctaggaagcaCACGAGCAAGCCATAGCCTGTTGCCACTGCTTGtctcccagcaactggtattcagaggtacactgctccTGAGCTTGGGGGTTCTATTTAATTGTTGTGGATAATAGCTCTAACCTTTTAAAGCCCTGCTAGGCCAGCGCCTGTCACAACATCCCATGGTTTCCCCAGCATTCCAATctcagagagccagtgcggtgtagtggttaagagtggtggtttggagcggtggactctgatctggagaactgggtttgattccccactcctccacatgagtggcggaggctaacctggtgaactggatttgtttccccactcctacacacgaagccagctgggtgaccttgggctagtcacagctctgttagagctctctcagccccacctacctcacagggtgtctgttgcggggaggggaagggaaggtgattgtacgctggttcgagtcttccttaagtggtagagaaagtctgcacatCTTCAACATGAGCTCCATTTATTATATGAGTCTGCTACTAAGACATGCTCACCTCTCCACCATGGAATATTccctaaatctggtgaaactgccacGTATTTATATCAACTGTATACTCCAGAAAGGTGCAGGGCTTTTTCTCTAGCCAGActtaatgtattaccatcagccttactaactggccgttatactggtgcccccttcccgatagactgtgtccttgctctatggaagagacggaAACTATTCAACAGGTTCTTCTTCGGTGCCCTCCGTATCACAGattacgattaaaactcttaaatactagtctgattcagttggaggggttttctaactgttcaaaggttctcacccttcttaataaccaggaccctaaaatcatagaaattgtggctaatttttttgttggtgtgatggcaattcgctcttccttttaataagttatgttatgtccttacttggatgaatgttggatatgccaataaaggtatctgaactgaactgaagattgcgggggggggggtgttctttgGGGGAATAACCCCCCCAACACTTCATGACATTCACGCACCTCCTAAAAGCGAATAAAAGGTAACCCGCTTCTCATAAAACAGGCCGCCCCCCTCCTTGCCTTGTGGATGCTCACCTGCCGTAGGCTGGAACCGGCGAGGGGGCAGGGGCTGCTCGAATGGGATTGTAGATAGCGGCTCGGCCACGTCCCCGGAGAGCCCCGCGATAGGccagggcagccggggccatcaTGGGGTAAGGGATGCTAGCCACTGGGacccaaaaaagagagagaaaattccaTTAGGAGGTAGAAACGGGGAAGACGAACGTGAACAAAAACGAGGTGAGGCATAcagtcacagaatcacagacttaACGACTACtagaagatagtaacacacaaacttcgagatgtgtggccaaattttgtgctgctatatataaggcccgaaaggatgtaatgtacaaatagatacaatttgatagataaacgttttagaagctagcttgcttacctttttagatatgggattttattgatatattttattttgtggacttttcgattgactgatactgttttattacatatttaatagatgtgttctatttttggtgaaatgaccgtaaaataaagattgattgaatcacagaatcatagagttggaagggaccagcagggtcatctagtccaacccgcacctacacatgaagcctgctgggttacctcaggccagtcacagttctctcagaactctttcggccccacctccctcacaaggtgtctgctgtggggaggggaaggtgattgtaagcctgtttgattctccttaaaaggtagagaaagtcagcatataaaaaccaactcttcttctcctcctcctccaccaaagCCTTAAAAATGCAGCACACAGCAAATATGAATCCGAGCTAACATTAATCAGTTGGCTGGTGGCCATGAGCGCATGCCTCTGCACCCTATAATAAACACTGTGTAGCTACATAAATAAAGCCTTGTCAGGAGTGCAGTTTCCATAGCCTAATTTCATGTGAATGCGGGAGGGGATCAGATAATACTGCATACGTGGGGGAGGGCCAATGGCAGGCGCCATCACTCGGGTGCAGCAATGCGGGACTCCGAGACGTCACTGAGCGGAAGTTCTCCGCCCAGAACAGGTTCACTTCAGCATGCTCTCAAAACACTGGAATGAGTACCTCTCCtaaagcccttccccaaaccgccGCAGTAGTCCCATCTGAATGGGGACATACCTGGGCTCTTTCATAAGCCTAGCACCACAGGCAATTCCGCCTATGCTGAAAAGCCTCCCCAGAGATGTCCTCGGCAGCAGAAGTACCGTACCCAAAAGCCAGGCAATGGGGCCAAGGCATCTTCCATCTCTTACCTTATTAGAATTGGGCTAGCTCTTTGAAATCTGAGTGAGAAATCTCCCTTTGGCAAGGAATATTCTGAGAAGCCAGTAGCAGAGATGCCATCTCTGGCCTTCAGACCTGGACTAACTGGctggaggggctgtagctcagtggtagagcatctgcttggcatgcagaaggtcccaggttcaatctccagcatttccagttaaaggaactaggcaggtaggtgatgtgaaaggcctctgcctgagaccctggagagctgctgccagtctgagtggacaatactgattttgatggacccagggtctgattcagtatgaggcagcttcctgAGTTCATGTGTACCTGGCCAAATGCCAgacaaggagccctgtggcgcagaggggtaagctgcagtgctgcagtcaaaagctctgctcatgacgtGAGTTCTATCCCGGCGGgagtcgctttcaggtagccgtctcaaggttgactcagctttccatctttccaagtttggtcaaatgagtacccagcttgctgggagtaaagtgtagacgcctggggaaggcaatggcaaaccaccccgtaagcactgtctgcctagtaaacgttgggatgtgatgtcaccccatgggtcaggaatgacccgctgcttgcacaggggactatctttactttttaaaagtcagaGCCTCTTCTGAAAAGGTCATACCCAGAGCACATTGTGAAAATTTATTGCCACCTTTTCAGCATGgcgtaagaacataaggccctgctggatcagaccgcggtccattaagtccagaagtccgtccacacagtggccaatcaggtgcctctaggaagcccccaaacaagacgaccgcagcagcatcctgtctgtgttccacagcacctaacagaataggcatggtcatgaacacaggaagctgccttatactgaatcagacccttggtccatcaaagtcagtcttgtctactcagattggcagcggctccccagggtctcaggcagaggtctttcacatcacctacttgcctagtccctttaattagagatgccggggattgaacctgggaccttctgcatgccaagcagatgccctacaaaCTGAGTCACGGCtcctcatctgatcctggagagaacagatatgcatcatgactagtatccatggcgAAAGTCTTACTCTGCCTCAGCACAGGTCACTAGCCCAAAATGGGTCTGCCTTGAGGTAGATTTTAACAATGGATCAACTGCGCCCTAAACAGGGACAGCTAGAGTGGCATAGAAAGGGGGAGAATAAGAGCAGAATCCCAGCAGGTTGAATTTTcacagaggggaaggaggggataAAATTATCACAGGGATAGGCGACTCACCTGTGTACAGGTCAGGGGCATACACAGCACCCATAACAGGATTAATCTTCCATCCTAAACACCACCAGACAAAAGGAGAGGTCAGAGAAGACACCACCCTCATTAATATCCTGCCCACCCAtccatagaataatagaattggaagggaccacaagggtcatctagtctaaccccctgcacaatgcagaaaattcacaacaacctccccacccacacccccagtgacccctactccatgcccagaagatagccaagatgccctccctctcatcatctgcttaaggtcatagaatcagcattgctgacagatggccatttagcctctacttaaaaacctccagggaaggagagctcaccacctcccgaggaagcctgttccatggaggaaccgctctgttagaaaattcttcctaatgtttagatggaaactcttttgatttaatttcaacccgttggttctggtctaaccttctggggcaacagaaaacaactcggcaccctactctatgtgacagcccttcaagtatttgaagatggttatcatatcacctctcagtcttctcctcttcaggctaaacatgcccagctccttcaacctttcctgtgTATTCACAGTATGCATGTGACTTTACAAGTCATGTTGATGATCAAGAAGGGCTTCCCCTCCAAGTCACATGGTTGGCTCCTTCTAGCGGGCTACAGTATCCCCcaggaccatttcaggtcaggagaaTGGCACGGAGGGGTGGGAAGACTTAATCCCCCACCCCATGTGCAAGATCAGAGGGCGGTGGCACACACTGGTATTTGAGCCCCGGCACCtctcttttaaaaacaatataagGAACGGAGTTTTGCTCTCCCTTGGCCACATACCATTCACCACAGGTGTCGCTGGGGGTTTCTTGGTGACTAAACGGGCCGTGGCGTTGTTGACCTGGGTTGGGAACAGAAAGAGGGTATATGAAGGGACATGCGGGATTGGCCCCAGTGAGCAGGATGTACATTAAAAGCTGCAGCTTTCAGGGTGGAAAGGGACACGTCTTCTTCTAAGGATTGCCCCATTTCAGTATTACCTTCTCTGGCACTTGCACTTGATACTCTTTTATATGCACTTGATactcttttatatgtgttatgttatgtaagaatatctggtatgtttttatacTGGTCTTGGACCATATAAAACTCTTTTCAATACTCTGGCACGGCCAATACACCAGAGGGCACTGAATACCTCTCAGCGGTTTTCGTCTCTCCTCACTTCCTGCCAGACAGGTAGTTAGGTCCCTTTCCTATCTCTCTCCCTTTCCATGCAGCAACGTTACTTCCTAAAATaaactttgttttatttaattgcctCTGTGCACTAAATAGGGACACTGCCAAAGgggtgccaactttgggttgggaaatgcctggagatttggggggggggagactgggaAGAGTGGGGTTTATAGCTCAGCAAGGTATACTGCCagagaatccatcctccaaagcagcccttttctccaggggagctgatctctgtcatctggagactaGCTGCAATTCCCAgaggtctccaggcccacctggaggctggcaaccctaccccacacctGGAACCTACACACATGAGAATCCAAGGAAATTCTTACCTCAATTTTCCTCCCTTCCACAATGCTACTGTTCAGCTTCTCCCGCGCCTGGTCGGCATCCTGGCTGTTTTCAAAAGTGACAAAGCCGAAGCCCTGAAGGGAAAAGTCCTTTGTTAAATTGGAAGCCAGGGATGCtgccattcttttaaaaaatatttacaggCCCGCCTTCCCCTGCAATAAACGGCAGTCAAGCCGggtaacaaaataaataaataaaaccatttaaaaaccaaccaGAAAACGGAAATAGCCAACCAGCTCAATAAACAGCCCCCTCCAATCCCTGTTGTCCTGACCGagtataagaagagttggtttttatatactgactttctctaccgcttaaggaagaatcaacccggcttacaatcacctccccacaacagatacccagtgaggtaggtggggttgagagagttgtgactagcccaaggtcatccagctggcttcatgtgtcgaagtggggaaaccaacctggttcaccagattagcctctgccagtcaggtggaggagtggggaatcaaacccggttctccagatcagagtccaccactgcaccAACCATGCTGATTCCGGCCGTCAGAGGTCATCTTGCTCTCCCCCCGCATTTCCCCATCTTTTGCCCactttttcagagacctgtttcatCTCGAAGTTTTAAATGCGGACAAAACGCGGAGAAAGGCAAAGgtgagagcgaggcgacctcggacggtcagaaacggcacgcctaatcaacacaaagacccgaagtcatcagaggggtgacggcgagtgaaacagccatgcataaaagacataaGCTCTCAGGATGCTGAATTTGGTCCTTGGTAGCCAGGAGCCTCTTGGGACATCTTGCAGCTCACAAAATCCACACCTTATGCTTCAAGAGATGTGCCCCAGAATCCCTTCCAATGTTATAGACGACGCTGGGGCATTGCTTTAGAGGCAACTCGTAAGAACACTGTGGCCTCAAGTACTCATAAGAACACTGTGGGGAGGGGACcatggcttagtggaagagcatctgcttggcaagcagaaggtcccaagttaaatccctggcatctccagtttaaaggatgaggtagaaggtagtgtgaaagaactctgcctgaaaccctggagagccgctgccagtctgagtagacaatactgaccttgatggaccattggtctgattcagcataaaaggtaaaggtcctgacccatggggcaacgtcacatcccgacgtgttctaggcagactttgttttatggggtggtttgccagtgccttccccagtcatcttccttttacccccagcaagctgggcactcattttaccgaccccggaaggatggaaggctgagtaaaccttgagccggatacctgaaaccaacttccgtcgggattgaactcaggtcatgaacagagcttggactgcagtactgcggcttactactctgcaccacggggctcatataaggcagcttcatatgtccattTTTTTGGATTGTGTGTACAGTACAACCAACACCAGATCCCACACTCCCACAAttggatcacatgaacacacagtcCAGCTATGGAAGCTCTCTTCCTCCTGTCTAACCTTCCTGGCCACTCCATACCTTAGAGCCACGCTCGTTGAAGATGATCTCCACGTCCAGGATTTTCCCAAATTgctagggaaagagggagggggagtctgGTCATTTACCCAAGCAACGAGCCACCCCCTGCCACCCCAGAGGCCATGCAAGATTTGAGGTCAGTGGCCCTTACAAATCAATGGTGCTTTCACATCTTACTGCGCATTGCCTTTTATCTGCTTTCTCCACATCAGACATCATTTTCCTCCTCCCAAATGCTTTAGGCACCTGCTTCTACAAGAGACGGGGCACCATTTCCTGACCCAAATGTCTTAAGGCTCACCCCAAACATCTGCCGCAGGTCTGGATCGCGGAAACGGAAGGGGATATTGGAGACATGGAGGCGTTTGGGTTGGGATTTGTTCTCTCCGTTCTCGGCATCCTCCACCTCAGGGGAGAGCTCAGGCGCGGGGACTTCTTCCGGCTGCTGGGGGAAAGGGCAGAAGGGAAAACAAAGCAGGATCAAACCACACACGCCACTAAGGCCACCCCCGCCTGGCATCCCTACAGAAAGGCCATGCGGTGTAACGGGTAGAGTTCTGGGGGCTGAGAAGTCCCTGTTCAGCCACGAGCATAAGACAGGCCAAATTAGGGGATTCTCCAAAGTGGGTATCATCCAGTCCATGCTCTAGgacaagggtgtcaaagataaggcccgtgggctggatcggGCCCTTTGAGGGCtgttatccggcccgtgagccgaggcagccccctGCTCCTGATTCTGGGTCGCAAGGGCATTCCGATTCACGGCACATGCCGGGTTGGACCTCCACGTGGCGGTCCAAGCCTACAGGCAGTGGGGATCGGAAGGCGGGGGCTCCAGCCCGGCGCTTGGATCGCCATCCACTGTGGCCCCCAAAGTCGGGGGCTGCCGGGGAGGGCAATGTACACACTGGTTCGACagacgaggcagccaccccccttgttcctgatctgggctggtgagcccgctgcgGGCTGGGGCACAtggccgatctgggctggcacaCATGGCCCGGACCAATTcaatgacatttatgtcctatttGGCCCGtgttaacaaatgagttcgacatctcTGCTCTAGGAGGTCTTGAAGGAGGGTACGGACATTCCCGGCAGGCTGCCTCCAACCTACAGGGCCCAAACACACCTGGGTGGAGAGGAGACCCATTACCATGGGGTGGCCATTTTCCAGCAGCATCCCCATAGCAACCGGACTCTTCCTCCTGGCTATGGGCCAGAGGCCTGGTGTACACGGGCAGTGGAACAAGGGGATGGAACGGTCAGTCGGTGGAATGGACTacaccacttcaggctgcagacaGGGGAGGGGGATCGCGTTTTTGCATGATCCCCTGTGGCAGGAGGCACCTTCTCCCTGCAAGCGGAAAAATAGCACAGCGCATTCTCTTCCCAAGATGCTGGCTTCTTACTTTCAGGGATGGCTGGCTTCTTTAAGCACAAGGGAAGCTTTGCAAAATCATACCTCCCCCAAGCTGCAGTTCGAAGTGGCACGGTCTACCCTTACCTCTTTGCTGGGCTGTACACATACACCAGCCCCCTGCAAGCAAGACCTTTAGGCAGTGGGAGATGAACCCAACCTCAGCCCCAGATACAAGGGACATCAGAGCCGGATCGAGTCCCTTTCACAGACTGGCAGAGTAAGGAGGAAACAGAGAGCCGGGCTGGGACAACGGACACCCCTGAACAAGACCTCCGCTCACCTTTGTGCCGTTTGCTAGGCATCCTTGGAAAATCCCAAGGAAAGAAGGAACTTATCTGTTACAAAAGGCATAGGACTCAGAGAAGTTGGATAAATTtacgggttggatccaaccagatttttcGGCTGGTGAaaaagggtcccctttgaccacccagaaAAGATATGCCGTAGAcaatgggacctgcatggacaatagggtttccagctctgggttgggaaacacctggggattttgggagcggagccagaggagggcggggtttggtgaggggagggacctcagcaggctataatgccatacagtccaccttccaaagcggccattttctccaggggaactgatctctgtcgcctggagatcagctgtcatagcgggagatctccagccaccacctggaggttggcaagcctgatGGATAAAAGCCACGCGGAACGGAGACTGCAGGAAGGAGGGGAAGTGGGATCCAGCGAAAAAACCGGCTGGATCCAACCGAACGTCCAGCTCAGCCTCTCTGTGTGGCAACCAACCTACACGACCATTGTTTTCTATATGCTGAGATGGATCCGCAGGTGCAGAGTTTTTATGTAGGTCCATGCAACTGGCACACAACCATCGGGCATTTGAAGCCATTGTTGCCCTTTGGATCTTTACCACATGTGAACAGGgaaagaacaacaagaagaagaagagttggtttttatatgccgactttctctaccacttaagggagactcaaaccgggttacaagcaccttcccttccccataacagacagcctgtaggagtggggaaacaaatgtggttcaccagattagcgtctgccgctcatgtggagtagtggggaatcgaacccggtactccagattagaatccaccactcttaaccactataccacgttggctctcccttcccctcccctccccacaacagacaccctgtgaggtaggtggggctgagagagctcgaagagagctgtgactagcccaaggtcacccagctggcttcgtgtggaggagtggggaaacaaatccagttcaccagattagcctccgccgctcatgtggaggagtgggggaatcaaacccggttctccagatcagagtccaccgctccaaaaccactgctcttagccactacaccacggtggctctctctCTATTTGCTACCTGAATAGCTAGTCAGATTCAACCTGCTCTTACCTAGCAAATTTTAGTTTGCCCAAGGGggaataacacacacacccagggcgaaaacgcatggtcgctttatcctcctttaatccctgtttcagccaggattcaggctggatcgaacgcatgtgtttcgccttatgtgcattcgatcctggctaaaacagggattaaaggaggataaagcgaccatgcgttttcgcccccagaGTCACCCTGAGATATTACGGGGGACGCTTTGTGAAGACAACTGTCCTGCCATTCGTTTATAGAGTCAAGCCATGAAGGTTCTGACCCGATATGGGCAAACCACAAAAGACAAGTTATTTTGAGAAGCAAGGAGAGTGGGGGGAACCACAGTCCCGAGCGACCGAGGCCTAACAGCCTTCCTGAAGACTTCCTTACACAAAGGGGCATTTGGAACATGCCCTCCCAAGCGATACCATCAAGCTAAAGCAGTGGTACTCGCTTCGCTGCTCCTGCTGAGCCACATTCACAAGTACCCTGAGCCAAAAGAGCCACCATTTACTACCATCCCTAGCATGaggccacagctgacttatggtgactccgtaggtttttcaaggcagaagacattaggaggtggtttgccattgcctgcctccacgtcacgaccctggtgttccttggtggtcgcccatccaaatactaaccagggccgaccctgcttggcttctgagatctgatgagatgatgatgatgaagaagaagttggttttataccccactttttctctaccgttaaggagtctcgaagtggcttacaatcaccttcccttcccctccccacaacagacaccttgtaaggtaggtggggctgagagaattcggacagaacagtgactggccccaggtcacccagcaggcgtcatgtggaggagtggggaaaccaacccggttccccagattagagtccgccgctcttatccactacaaccacgctggctctcagcttacCTATTTCCACCCCTGGTGgcagtttcaaggtgggaaccagcCACCAACCACAAGCTCCACTAGACAagagccttgcccactttcctgaagcatggggcaggcaccacattggggaatggggctcagaagagccacaggcgGCGCAAAAACCACAGGTGGCTCCCGAAGTACTGAGCTGAATCTTTCCCCAGACGCTCTTTCTGCAACCGGGCTGATTTCCTCAATAGATGTGCAGGCTCCAACGAGAGAAGACCCAAGAACCAAGACCCTTCTTTGTTTCCACCAGTTACCAAAATGACATCCGCTGCCTATTTGAGGACGACTCAGTCTTTCTTCTTCGTTCCCACCGTTTCCCAACCGAAGGTAGGCATCACAGTACACCAAACAAACATTTTGTCTCAAGTTAATAAACCGGACCAATGTACACTAGCACGCACAACAACGTTAGTGAAGAGAAGCACGACACAGGGTGTGGGGTGGGGCAACTTCTGGGAATGCTGTGGAGAAGATCAAAGACCAAGAGGCACAACGAATCACCCCCCTGCGCCCCGCGCCCCAGGTGGATCCTCACTCCTCTCCATGCAGATGGCCCACCTCGGCTCACAATGCAAACACCAAGATGCAATATTCCAAGGGCATCAGCAAGGTGCGGTCGGCCTCTCTTGCAGTGTCTGGAGTGCTAAGGGGGAGGAACCGGGAAGAACCTGGGGATCAGTTAATCCCGtaaggcagggggtgggggcaagTTGAACTTGTCTTTGAAATCCCTACGGCGGCTGAGCAACGAGGAGCCGGGAGATGTGTGAGCACATACGGATGGGGACAGCGGACAAGAGGAAGGAACAGAACGGCTTGTGCAAGTCtgttaggaggaggagaagaagagttggttttcatgcgccgactttctctaccacttaagggagactcaagccagcttacaatcgccttcccttcccctccccacaacagacaccctgtgaggtaggtggggctgagagcgctcttaatagaattgtggcttgcccaaggtcacccagctggcttcgtgtgtaggagtggcgaaacaaatccagctcaccagattagcctccgccgctcacgtggaggagtggggaatcaatcccagttcaccaggtcagagtccgccgctccaaaccaccgctcttaaccactatgccacgagTTTCACTGCAGCAATGCCGTGTGATCCGCCGAAGCTGCAGCTACCACCACACAATAAGCTCACGGCATTAGAATACTGGCAGGCAGGGACTGCGGCtcggcggtagagcatctgcttggtacacagaaggtcccaacttcgatccccggcctctccaggtAGAAGAATCAGATTGTGGGCAACGTGCAAGACCTCTCcctgggactctggagagccaatACCAgccagtacggttgccaggtcctccctcgaCACCAGTGGGAGATTCATTGtggtggggatggggggtgggtgaTCGGCGCAATAACGTCACTTAtaaagtaaacctggaagtgacggggacgctctagaacagt
This genomic window from Euleptes europaea isolate rEulEur1 chromosome 18, rEulEur1.hap1, whole genome shotgun sequence contains:
- the LOC130490984 gene encoding RNA binding protein fox-1 homolog 1-like, whose protein sequence is MLSPPAVVLHPYSLPVYPPAPQCYSGLVQGSPDAAVPPAEAMTQTFPAQYPPPPPQPRLPPQYHLHSTPPEYPSPTAPDHGLRLFPEQGTAAPEPLPPPPAPEEVPAPELSPEVEDAENGENKSQPKRLHVSNIPFRFRDPDLRQMFGQFGKILDVEIIFNERGSKGFGFVTFENSQDADQAREKLNSSIVEGRKIEVNNATARLVTKKPPATPVVNGWKINPVMGAVYAPDLYTVASIPYPMMAPAALAYRGALRGRGRAAIYNPIRAAPAPSPVPAYGSVLYPDGLYSSDLYGYPAAYRVAQTPAAAAATAAAYSDGYGRVYTTAEPYHHAMTPAYGVSAMASLYRGGCNRFTPY